A portion of the Cellulophaga algicola DSM 14237 genome contains these proteins:
- a CDS encoding LVIVD repeat-containing protein: MKYFFIALFFLSTLGFISCDTKDDEKYADYIVAKPLTISKEDFKNGVTVLPPKFIEESGKIYAYESFIFINDTYQGVHVIDNKDPKNPKRIAYIKIPGNVDISVKGNYLFADSLSDLVVIDFSNLANIHVVNRLEGVLRNNGVWPVADFYEYDDIDYENEIVLGWETVSEPRLISEYEERFSSGGEIFDMVSNNAAVGQGGSLARFKIVNDYLYAVDSHTINVFDISNLENPKDLEDVYAGFDIETIFNRNQYLFLGSKSGMYIYDISSPSTPQFVSEFQHGTACDPVVVDDKYAYVTLRGGNSCGATESGLFVIDIQDIKNPILLKSYAMEEPYGLGLKDNLLFVCDGKAGLKVYDKTDVENLEALNHFENIVTFDVIPLENSLLIVGDGFLYQYQYQERSIALLSTLSL; encoded by the coding sequence ATGAAATATTTTTTTATTGCCTTGTTTTTTTTGTCGACTCTAGGATTTATTTCTTGTGATACTAAAGATGATGAAAAGTATGCGGATTATATAGTTGCGAAACCTTTGACTATATCTAAAGAAGATTTTAAAAACGGAGTAACTGTTTTACCTCCTAAATTTATTGAAGAATCGGGCAAAATCTATGCGTATGAGAGTTTTATTTTTATTAATGATACATATCAAGGAGTTCATGTAATTGATAATAAGGACCCAAAGAATCCTAAGAGAATTGCCTATATAAAAATTCCTGGAAATGTTGATATTTCTGTTAAGGGTAATTATTTGTTTGCAGATAGTTTGAGTGATTTAGTGGTCATAGATTTTTCAAATTTAGCAAATATTCATGTGGTAAATAGGTTAGAGGGTGTTTTGAGAAACAATGGGGTTTGGCCTGTAGCAGATTTTTATGAATATGACGATATAGACTATGAAAATGAAATAGTTTTAGGTTGGGAAACAGTTTCGGAACCTAGATTAATATCAGAATATGAGGAGCGTTTTAGTAGTGGAGGTGAGATATTCGATATGGTTTCTAACAATGCCGCTGTAGGGCAGGGTGGTTCTCTAGCACGTTTTAAAATTGTAAACGATTATTTGTATGCAGTGGATAGTCATACGATTAATGTCTTTGATATTTCTAATTTAGAAAACCCGAAAGATTTAGAAGATGTTTACGCAGGTTTTGATATTGAGACCATTTTTAATCGCAATCAATATTTGTTTTTAGGAAGTAAGAGTGGTATGTATATCTATGATATTTCTTCGCCAAGTACGCCGCAATTTGTTTCAGAATTTCAACATGGTACCGCTTGTGATCCTGTTGTTGTAGATGATAAATATGCTTATGTAACACTACGCGGAGGTAATTCTTGTGGTGCTACAGAGAGCGGATTGTTTGTTATAGATATTCAAGATATTAAAAATCCGATACTTTTAAAATCTTATGCGATGGAAGAACCGTATGGTTTAGGCTTAAAAGATAACCTGCTATTTGTATGTGATGGAAAGGCAGGATTAAAGGTATATGATAAAACAGATGTTGAGAATTTGGAAGCGCTTAATCACTTTGAAAACATCGTAACTTTTGATGTTATTCCGCTGGAAAATAGCCTTTTAATTGTTGGAGATGGTTTTTTGTATCAGTATCAATATCAAGAGCGTTCTATAGCATTGTTAAGCACACTTTCTTTGTAG
- a CDS encoding class I SAM-dependent methyltransferase, whose translation MKKEENGSVKKRWPTIDVMRQIYEKHLWGGEKADFYSGDGSHLGVIVDPYIKEVSVFLKSFKKPLVICDVGCGDFNIGRQLVEFSEKYFAVDIVSALIERNKIKFKNDKLVFQCLDICNDDLPKADCIFVRQVLQHLSNIEIQSFLTQLKNYTYCIVTEHIPNGHYEPNVDVVTSMGNRLKKKSGVDLMAHPFNFKPIASYELLRIVLDDESCIQTMVYQNF comes from the coding sequence ATGAAGAAAGAAGAAAATGGGTCGGTTAAGAAACGATGGCCGACTATAGATGTAATGCGTCAAATTTATGAAAAGCATTTGTGGGGAGGAGAGAAGGCCGATTTTTATTCAGGAGATGGCTCTCATCTAGGAGTTATAGTGGATCCTTATATAAAGGAAGTGTCCGTTTTTTTAAAGTCTTTTAAGAAGCCTCTTGTTATCTGTGATGTTGGTTGTGGAGATTTTAATATCGGACGCCAATTAGTAGAATTTTCAGAGAAATATTTTGCTGTAGATATTGTTTCAGCTTTAATTGAAAGAAATAAAATAAAATTTAAAAATGATAAATTGGTATTCCAATGTTTAGATATCTGTAATGATGATCTGCCGAAAGCAGATTGTATTTTTGTTCGACAAGTATTACAACATCTTTCAAATATTGAAATTCAGTCATTTTTAACTCAGCTTAAAAATTATACCTATTGTATTGTTACAGAGCATATCCCTAATGGACATTATGAACCTAATGTGGATGTGGTTACCAGTATGGGGAACCGATTAAAGAAAAAAAGTGGGGTAGATCTTATGGCGCACCCTTTTAACTTTAAACCTATAGCTTCTTATGAGTTGTTGCGGATTGTTTTAGATGATGAAAGTTGTATTCAAACTATGGTTTATCAGAATTTCTAA